One window of the Thamnophis elegans isolate rThaEle1 chromosome 6, rThaEle1.pri, whole genome shotgun sequence genome contains the following:
- the EXPH5 gene encoding exophilin-5 isoform X2: MTSGAVTSFKAEEMATMCNSSLPSELTNKFLDANIADVMDNTSTWNEELENELLKVLDSLDNQLAKEQSQDTMNIRTPTNYGSTAPEIHHHSTVVQPNFLGEVQRNDQNLFFPDRTRTLRARDKYKTLFTPRKLYDNYTKQHHPDKYIYGDLCDERSSFLKRGYSACSLGRSSEDRLAFPSGSYSNGFGPQNFMCKNKMGRSYSLSCLTRRSSLMSADGFSTGTLQHDLENNMDFPKVNFQNHSRRTPLSSIVWNMPQSSTHSLHPNRLRRTQSLIEFNSTFEDRHPFSPEENARNIYIMSKMNYRQVIPNKSHPLFTEKHIDPLCFHNRKNYVLHPLKNVSKPCYRYSSFRGRMNPSPNNFPFGRTEEYLFRPNNHQYFRDANRVPDVNFEQVIDRRCDYRKKRDVWQSEHMRDCASEYTKSRDHPGRETSKLLVKCSKGVQKCPIHVSAASENQTEYGAPSQSHFSGDSQAPLKTVVKPFQTKKNSKMRGMEEVNGADQSVKMDSMDIKKPTFIQAFGQVKTNNPTESQMSPPKASSQATPPMSVSLHPPFILNSKRQAKANSSRCNENICLSNIHTNNGQRNEDNSTESYSAKQACPPHLHANLSKLSVLRSKPQEEPQLSTLKAFNPDRMLNPIFTEDPKVLPNNDFPLSYAETLHKPNRFVRYPTSNSICGSPSSSPLKSPKTPKTLYKKSASIDGSDLSKERISTPTRKIPFRNKSLGDDNIEAHVPNRLGNINLSKGDKRSLFSSSCSSLNLSSKEMAEEKNKQIKKYHMHLIQAPNCPSGSTAIIGSKRKKRDEMLGLEKAIFLSPEKDEAENPLKQYKTTSTLTVSIDEDNVKYQELISVYYTLPQKHSKALCDVFLGDAKKADSSSPPEKSDTPQKRYEVRVGMTTVAFPSSLEKGEKVISSNKMPAPDIQQDFKNTVNPVKDPQLSNSIVGTADISQAHCSMNNKKEIAVSGTEELGLAISNRLPVDGPKPSRKETGTLNTNILSNLHLGRHSSPWTETPKLNKSLHLNSLNSKSISLGNISAVSSAVNGQKGSPGCSQPSAGALTSVPPSNLIGVIQDGKPTAYPEVDPQVNVTKEKMRNAAEIKERARYICRIISERGHRFPPRNEDVRNEKMSISTTKMHSDSQNLTVPGDAAFSANSVIHPKGNAGECSKPQQQEMPPNPVLHKVGTNFQRSERVWVDNEILSSKDQPSGPTQMPEHLLPESKPALDGLKNKVNDLEKRKNRSSVKNKLAAMCRTSRKFSNKKNSSPKPHVSCIFPQNDALPLEKSSHHPLLISPDDSQQTENENQNQVSLPDEFDIPRLSKVEAKKLQANEDRRPLTNLCNQKREHSGPSNKNTKTIQNSSIAFSKSIMPVLNNNLQTGSKVLENNNHPIFSGMDAYPPKRGHCKVGELSSFPLLSDKHAYIKNNSKANVSPLQKLTSHTECDDYQDNEHSDIFKNINQSCAKPVLNLDKMQRERHFSESSYTPNLHDYLPPRNNLTQPGYNRKFKSYSELLSCDENENWDTYNENNRTFGSRRIMYPSIEFGIFGKEQQQTFLDNIKRSLTEGRLWNPCLLKNSGSIKREGGGYSLCGLELLKSSATEEQFPNEPFDFHKEASAYSSDSDSDSDTDTTTDDEYYLHEYEKESEL; this comes from the exons ATGACTTCAGGTGCCGTCACATCTTTCAAAGCAGAAGAAATGGCAACG ATGTGCAACTCCTCTTTGCCCTCTGAACTTACAAATAAGTTCCTCGATGCAAACATAGCTGATGTGATGGACAACACGTCAACGTGGAATGAGGAGTTGGAAAATGAGCTTTTAAAAG TTTTGGACAGTCTGGATAACCAGCTGGCAAAAGAACAATCTCAAGATACTATGAATATAAGAACTCCAACTAACTATGGCTCTACAGCACCAGAAATCCATCATCATTCCACTGTTGTGCAACCAAATTTCCTTGGAGAAGTACAGAGAAATGACCAAAACTTGTTTTTCCCAGATAGAACAAGGACATTAAGAGCCAGAGATAAATACAAAACTCTCTTCACACCAAGGAAGCTTTATGATAACTATACGAAGCAGCATCACCCAGACAAATACATATATGGGGATTTGTGTGATGAAAGATCTTCTTTTTTGAAGAGAGGATATTCTGCTTGTTCTCTTGGACGTTCTTCAGAAGATAGGTTGGCATTTCCATCAGGATCATACAGTAATGGATTTGGTCCTCAGAACTTCATGTGCAAGAATAAAATGGGCAGAAGTTACTCTTTGTCTTGCCTTACAAGGCGCTCGTCTTTGATGTCTGCTGATGGGTTTTCCACCGGTACCTTACAGCATGATTTGGAAAACAATATGGACTTCCCAAAAGTCAACTTCCAGAATCATTCCAGACGGACTCCTCTTTCATCTATTGTATGGAATATGCCACAGTCTTCTACACATTCACTACATCCAAACAGACTTCGTAGAACGCAGTCATTAATAGAATTTAACTCCACGTTTGAAGACAGACATCCTTTTTCTCCAGAGGAAAATGCAAGAAATATATACATTATGTCAAAAATGAATTACAGACAAGTAATACCAAACAAGAGCCATCCTTTATTCACCGAGAAACATATAGATCCTCTGTGTTTCCACAATCGGAAGAATTATGTGTTGCATCCATTGAAAAATGTTTCCAAACCATGTTACAGATACTCATCATTTCGTGGTAGAATGAATCCGTCCCCAAACAATTTTCCTTTTGGAAGAACGGAGGAATATCTTTTTAGACCTAATAATCACCAGTATTTCAGGGATGCTAACCGTGTCCCTGATGTAAACTTTGAACAGGTGATTGACCGGCGATGTGACTATCGGAAAAAAAGAGACGTATGGCAAAGTGAACATATGCGTGACTGTGCTTCAGAATACACAAAGAGTAGGGACCATCCAGGAAGAGAAACTAGCAAATTGTTGGTAAAGTGCTCAAAAGGCGTGCAAAAATGTCCAATTCATGTCTCAGCTGCTTCGGAGAACCAAACTGAATATGGAGCCCCAAGTCAAAGTCATTTTAGTGGAGATAGTCAAGCTCCTTTAAAGACAGTTGTTAAACCCTTTCAGACCAAGAAAAACTCTAAAATGCGTGGCATGGAAGAGGTGAATGGTGCTGATCAGTCAGTCAAAATGGATAGCATGGACATAAAAAAGCCAACATTCATCCAAGCGTTTGGACAAGTAAAAACAAATAATCCAACTGAATCTCAGATGTCGCCTCCTAAAGCCTCTTCTCAAGCTACCCCTCCTATGAGTGTTTCCCTCCATCCACCTTTTATATTAAATTCAAAAAGGCAAGCCAAGGCAAATTCCTCAAGATGCAATGAAAACATTTGTTTATCAAATATTCACACTAACAACGgccaaagaaatgaagacaacagcactgaaagctACAGTGCAAAGCAAGCTTGCCCCCCACACCTGCATGCTAATCTTTCAAAGCTGTCGGTTCTTCGAAGTAAACCTCAAGAGGAACCCCAGTTGTCAACTTTGAAAGCATTTAACCCTGACAGGATGTTAAACCCAATTTTCACCGAAGATCCCAAAGTACTTCCAAACAATGATTTCCCACTTTCTTATGCTGAAACACTCCACAAACCGAATAGATTTGTTAGATATCCGACTAGTAATAGTATTTGCGGCTCACCCAGCAGCAGCCCTCTCAAATCTCCTAAAACGCCTAAGACGTTATATAAAAAATCAGCTAGTATTGATGGCAGTGATCTCTCTAAAGAACGCATTTCTACCCCTACGAGGAAAATTCCTTTCAGAAATAAGAGCCTGGGGGATGATAACATAGAAGCCCATGTGCCCAACAGGCTTGGGAATATTAATTTAAGTAAGGGAGACAAGAGGTCTTTGTTcagctcctcctgctcctccttaaACCTATCGTCCAAAGAAAtggctgaagaaaaaaataaacaaattaaaaagtacCACATGCATTTAATCCAAGCTCCTAACTGCCCATCAGGGAGTACTGCTATAATTGGcagcaagaggaaaaaaagagatgagATGCTTGGTCTAGAGAAAGCAATTTTTCTTTCTCCTGAAAAGGATGAAGCAGAAAACCCTTTGAAGCAATATAAAACCACCAGCACATTGACCGTAAGCATAGATGAAGATAATGTAAAATACCAAGAACTGATTTCAGTTTATTATACTTTACCACAGAAACATTCCAAAGCTTTGTGCGACGTCTTCCTAGGAGATGCCAAAAAGGCAGATTCATCCTCGCCCCCTGAAAAATCCGACACCCCTCAAAAGCGGTATGAAGTTCGTGTCGGTATGACAACAGTAGCTTTTCCATCCAGcttggaaaaaggagagaaagttaTTTCCTCTAACAAAATGCCTGCTCCTGATATACAGCAGGATTTCAAAAACACAGTCAACCCTGTTAAAGATCCCCAACTTTCAAATTCCATTGTGGGAACAGCAGATATTTCTCAAGCACATTGTTCaatgaataataaaaaagaaatagctgTATCAGGAACCGAAGAGCTGGGACTTGCAATTTCCAATAGGCTACCTGTGGATGGCCCCAAACCCAGCAGAAAAGAGACTGGAACACTTAACACCAATATTTTGTCCAACCTGCACCTTGGCAGGCACTCTTCTCCATGGACAGAGACACCAAAACTTAATAAAAGCTTACATCTTAACTCATTAAATTCCAAAAGTATCTCTTTGGGGAATATTTCTGCAGTTTCTTCTGCAGTAAATGGTCAGAAAGGGAGTCCTGGCTGCAGTCAGCCATCTGCTGGAGCACTAACAAGTGTTCCTCCTTCCAATTTAATTGGCGTTATCCAGGATGGAAAGCCTACTGCGTATCCAGAAGTTGACCCCCAAGTAAATGTCacgaaagaaaaaatgagaaatgCTGCAGAGATCAAAGAAAGGGCTCGTTATATATGTCGCATTATTTCCGAAAGGGGACATCGGTTTCCACCAAGAAATGAAGATGTCCGAAATGAAAAAATGTCCATTTCAACAACCAAGATGCATTCAGATTCCCAGAATTTAACAGTGCCAGGGGATGCTGCTTTTTCAGCTAATTCAGTTATTCACCCCAAAGGGAATGCGGGAGAATGTTCAAAGCCCCAACAGCAGGAGATGCCCCCAAATCCCGTCCTCCACAAAGTTGGCACAAATTTTCAGAGGTCTGAAAGAGTCTGGGTCGACAATGAGATCCTTAGCTCTAAAGATCAGCCTTCAGGTCCTACCCAAATGCCTGAGCATTTACTACCTGAAAGTAAGCCTGCCCTGGATGGCCTTAAAAATAAAGTTAATGacctagaaaaaaggaaaaataggtcTTCAGTTAAAAACAAACTGGCAGCCATGTGCAGAACAAGTCGGAAGTTTTCTAATAAGAAAAACTCAAGTCCCAAGCCACACGTAAGTTGCATATTTCCACAAAACGATGCACTTCCTTTAGAGAAGAGCAGCCACCATCCCCTGTTGATTTCGCCCGATGACTCTCAGCAAACAGAGAATGAGAATCAAAATCAGGTTTCTCTACCCGATGAATTTGATATTCCAAGGCTGAGTAAAGTGGAAGCTAAGAAATTGCAAGCTAACGAAGATAGGAGGCCTTTGACAAACTTGTGCAACCAGAAAAGAGAACATTCTGGGCCaagcaataaaaatacaaagaCCATCCAAAATTCTAGCATCGCATTTTCAAAATCAATTATGCCTGTGCTAAACAACAATTTACAGACAGGTAGCAAAGTTTTAGAAAATAACAACCATCCCATTTTCTCAGGAATGGATGCTTACCCCCCTAAAAGAGGTCATTGTAAAGTTGGTGAGCTTTCATCTTTTCCACTTTTATCTGATAAACatgcatacattaaaaataattcaaaggcAAATGTGTCTCCACTGCAAAAATTAACTTCTCATACAGAATGTGATGATTATCAAGATAATGAGCACTCAGacatctttaaaaatataaatcaatCCTGTGCCAAGCCAGTTCTAAATCTCGACAAAATGCAGCGTGAACGACATTTTTCTGAAAGTTCCTATACCCCAAACCTCCATGATTATTTGCCCCCCAGAAACAACCTGACACAGCCCGGATATAATCGGAAGTTTAAGTCCTACTCTGAACTGTTGTCCTGTGATGAAAACGAAAACTGGGACACCTACAACGAGAATAATAGGACCTTTGGCTCACGACGTATCATGTACCCCTCAATTGAATTTGGTatttttgggaaagaacaacaacAGACTTTCTTAGATAACATAAAGAGGTCACTCACGGAAGGACGGTTGTGGAATCCGTGTCTTTTAAAGAACTCCGGGTCTATTAAAAGGGAAGGTGGTGGGTACTCCTTGTGTGGGTTGGAGCTGTTGAAATCGAGTGCTACAGAGGAACAGTTCCCAAATGAACCTTTTGATTTCCACAAGGAAGCCTCTGCGTATTCTTCAGATTCAGATTCTGACTCTGACACCGACACCACCACAGATGATGAGTATTATCTGCATGAGTATGAGAAAGAATCAGAACTATGA
- the EXPH5 gene encoding exophilin-5 isoform X1 has translation MSRSSRGIDLSFLNGEEARQILKVLERDSQLKKAEKERLSKHQKKNEDAAGCPGLTGQWLEDFHKRKFKSETDISRTPKQPLAHRLKKAMGHNPANTKGSALEVPQAQKPGSTSILEGLRTPFASLFSSFRKSRKQHLNSPQKQQQNSLRHDHMTSGAVTSFKAEEMATMCNSSLPSELTNKFLDANIADVMDNTSTWNEELENELLKVLDSLDNQLAKEQSQDTMNIRTPTNYGSTAPEIHHHSTVVQPNFLGEVQRNDQNLFFPDRTRTLRARDKYKTLFTPRKLYDNYTKQHHPDKYIYGDLCDERSSFLKRGYSACSLGRSSEDRLAFPSGSYSNGFGPQNFMCKNKMGRSYSLSCLTRRSSLMSADGFSTGTLQHDLENNMDFPKVNFQNHSRRTPLSSIVWNMPQSSTHSLHPNRLRRTQSLIEFNSTFEDRHPFSPEENARNIYIMSKMNYRQVIPNKSHPLFTEKHIDPLCFHNRKNYVLHPLKNVSKPCYRYSSFRGRMNPSPNNFPFGRTEEYLFRPNNHQYFRDANRVPDVNFEQVIDRRCDYRKKRDVWQSEHMRDCASEYTKSRDHPGRETSKLLVKCSKGVQKCPIHVSAASENQTEYGAPSQSHFSGDSQAPLKTVVKPFQTKKNSKMRGMEEVNGADQSVKMDSMDIKKPTFIQAFGQVKTNNPTESQMSPPKASSQATPPMSVSLHPPFILNSKRQAKANSSRCNENICLSNIHTNNGQRNEDNSTESYSAKQACPPHLHANLSKLSVLRSKPQEEPQLSTLKAFNPDRMLNPIFTEDPKVLPNNDFPLSYAETLHKPNRFVRYPTSNSICGSPSSSPLKSPKTPKTLYKKSASIDGSDLSKERISTPTRKIPFRNKSLGDDNIEAHVPNRLGNINLSKGDKRSLFSSSCSSLNLSSKEMAEEKNKQIKKYHMHLIQAPNCPSGSTAIIGSKRKKRDEMLGLEKAIFLSPEKDEAENPLKQYKTTSTLTVSIDEDNVKYQELISVYYTLPQKHSKALCDVFLGDAKKADSSSPPEKSDTPQKRYEVRVGMTTVAFPSSLEKGEKVISSNKMPAPDIQQDFKNTVNPVKDPQLSNSIVGTADISQAHCSMNNKKEIAVSGTEELGLAISNRLPVDGPKPSRKETGTLNTNILSNLHLGRHSSPWTETPKLNKSLHLNSLNSKSISLGNISAVSSAVNGQKGSPGCSQPSAGALTSVPPSNLIGVIQDGKPTAYPEVDPQVNVTKEKMRNAAEIKERARYICRIISERGHRFPPRNEDVRNEKMSISTTKMHSDSQNLTVPGDAAFSANSVIHPKGNAGECSKPQQQEMPPNPVLHKVGTNFQRSERVWVDNEILSSKDQPSGPTQMPEHLLPESKPALDGLKNKVNDLEKRKNRSSVKNKLAAMCRTSRKFSNKKNSSPKPHVSCIFPQNDALPLEKSSHHPLLISPDDSQQTENENQNQVSLPDEFDIPRLSKVEAKKLQANEDRRPLTNLCNQKREHSGPSNKNTKTIQNSSIAFSKSIMPVLNNNLQTGSKVLENNNHPIFSGMDAYPPKRGHCKVGELSSFPLLSDKHAYIKNNSKANVSPLQKLTSHTECDDYQDNEHSDIFKNINQSCAKPVLNLDKMQRERHFSESSYTPNLHDYLPPRNNLTQPGYNRKFKSYSELLSCDENENWDTYNENNRTFGSRRIMYPSIEFGIFGKEQQQTFLDNIKRSLTEGRLWNPCLLKNSGSIKREGGGYSLCGLELLKSSATEEQFPNEPFDFHKEASAYSSDSDSDSDTDTTTDDEYYLHEYEKESEL, from the exons ACATGACCACATGACTTCAGGTGCCGTCACATCTTTCAAAGCAGAAGAAATGGCAACG ATGTGCAACTCCTCTTTGCCCTCTGAACTTACAAATAAGTTCCTCGATGCAAACATAGCTGATGTGATGGACAACACGTCAACGTGGAATGAGGAGTTGGAAAATGAGCTTTTAAAAG TTTTGGACAGTCTGGATAACCAGCTGGCAAAAGAACAATCTCAAGATACTATGAATATAAGAACTCCAACTAACTATGGCTCTACAGCACCAGAAATCCATCATCATTCCACTGTTGTGCAACCAAATTTCCTTGGAGAAGTACAGAGAAATGACCAAAACTTGTTTTTCCCAGATAGAACAAGGACATTAAGAGCCAGAGATAAATACAAAACTCTCTTCACACCAAGGAAGCTTTATGATAACTATACGAAGCAGCATCACCCAGACAAATACATATATGGGGATTTGTGTGATGAAAGATCTTCTTTTTTGAAGAGAGGATATTCTGCTTGTTCTCTTGGACGTTCTTCAGAAGATAGGTTGGCATTTCCATCAGGATCATACAGTAATGGATTTGGTCCTCAGAACTTCATGTGCAAGAATAAAATGGGCAGAAGTTACTCTTTGTCTTGCCTTACAAGGCGCTCGTCTTTGATGTCTGCTGATGGGTTTTCCACCGGTACCTTACAGCATGATTTGGAAAACAATATGGACTTCCCAAAAGTCAACTTCCAGAATCATTCCAGACGGACTCCTCTTTCATCTATTGTATGGAATATGCCACAGTCTTCTACACATTCACTACATCCAAACAGACTTCGTAGAACGCAGTCATTAATAGAATTTAACTCCACGTTTGAAGACAGACATCCTTTTTCTCCAGAGGAAAATGCAAGAAATATATACATTATGTCAAAAATGAATTACAGACAAGTAATACCAAACAAGAGCCATCCTTTATTCACCGAGAAACATATAGATCCTCTGTGTTTCCACAATCGGAAGAATTATGTGTTGCATCCATTGAAAAATGTTTCCAAACCATGTTACAGATACTCATCATTTCGTGGTAGAATGAATCCGTCCCCAAACAATTTTCCTTTTGGAAGAACGGAGGAATATCTTTTTAGACCTAATAATCACCAGTATTTCAGGGATGCTAACCGTGTCCCTGATGTAAACTTTGAACAGGTGATTGACCGGCGATGTGACTATCGGAAAAAAAGAGACGTATGGCAAAGTGAACATATGCGTGACTGTGCTTCAGAATACACAAAGAGTAGGGACCATCCAGGAAGAGAAACTAGCAAATTGTTGGTAAAGTGCTCAAAAGGCGTGCAAAAATGTCCAATTCATGTCTCAGCTGCTTCGGAGAACCAAACTGAATATGGAGCCCCAAGTCAAAGTCATTTTAGTGGAGATAGTCAAGCTCCTTTAAAGACAGTTGTTAAACCCTTTCAGACCAAGAAAAACTCTAAAATGCGTGGCATGGAAGAGGTGAATGGTGCTGATCAGTCAGTCAAAATGGATAGCATGGACATAAAAAAGCCAACATTCATCCAAGCGTTTGGACAAGTAAAAACAAATAATCCAACTGAATCTCAGATGTCGCCTCCTAAAGCCTCTTCTCAAGCTACCCCTCCTATGAGTGTTTCCCTCCATCCACCTTTTATATTAAATTCAAAAAGGCAAGCCAAGGCAAATTCCTCAAGATGCAATGAAAACATTTGTTTATCAAATATTCACACTAACAACGgccaaagaaatgaagacaacagcactgaaagctACAGTGCAAAGCAAGCTTGCCCCCCACACCTGCATGCTAATCTTTCAAAGCTGTCGGTTCTTCGAAGTAAACCTCAAGAGGAACCCCAGTTGTCAACTTTGAAAGCATTTAACCCTGACAGGATGTTAAACCCAATTTTCACCGAAGATCCCAAAGTACTTCCAAACAATGATTTCCCACTTTCTTATGCTGAAACACTCCACAAACCGAATAGATTTGTTAGATATCCGACTAGTAATAGTATTTGCGGCTCACCCAGCAGCAGCCCTCTCAAATCTCCTAAAACGCCTAAGACGTTATATAAAAAATCAGCTAGTATTGATGGCAGTGATCTCTCTAAAGAACGCATTTCTACCCCTACGAGGAAAATTCCTTTCAGAAATAAGAGCCTGGGGGATGATAACATAGAAGCCCATGTGCCCAACAGGCTTGGGAATATTAATTTAAGTAAGGGAGACAAGAGGTCTTTGTTcagctcctcctgctcctccttaaACCTATCGTCCAAAGAAAtggctgaagaaaaaaataaacaaattaaaaagtacCACATGCATTTAATCCAAGCTCCTAACTGCCCATCAGGGAGTACTGCTATAATTGGcagcaagaggaaaaaaagagatgagATGCTTGGTCTAGAGAAAGCAATTTTTCTTTCTCCTGAAAAGGATGAAGCAGAAAACCCTTTGAAGCAATATAAAACCACCAGCACATTGACCGTAAGCATAGATGAAGATAATGTAAAATACCAAGAACTGATTTCAGTTTATTATACTTTACCACAGAAACATTCCAAAGCTTTGTGCGACGTCTTCCTAGGAGATGCCAAAAAGGCAGATTCATCCTCGCCCCCTGAAAAATCCGACACCCCTCAAAAGCGGTATGAAGTTCGTGTCGGTATGACAACAGTAGCTTTTCCATCCAGcttggaaaaaggagagaaagttaTTTCCTCTAACAAAATGCCTGCTCCTGATATACAGCAGGATTTCAAAAACACAGTCAACCCTGTTAAAGATCCCCAACTTTCAAATTCCATTGTGGGAACAGCAGATATTTCTCAAGCACATTGTTCaatgaataataaaaaagaaatagctgTATCAGGAACCGAAGAGCTGGGACTTGCAATTTCCAATAGGCTACCTGTGGATGGCCCCAAACCCAGCAGAAAAGAGACTGGAACACTTAACACCAATATTTTGTCCAACCTGCACCTTGGCAGGCACTCTTCTCCATGGACAGAGACACCAAAACTTAATAAAAGCTTACATCTTAACTCATTAAATTCCAAAAGTATCTCTTTGGGGAATATTTCTGCAGTTTCTTCTGCAGTAAATGGTCAGAAAGGGAGTCCTGGCTGCAGTCAGCCATCTGCTGGAGCACTAACAAGTGTTCCTCCTTCCAATTTAATTGGCGTTATCCAGGATGGAAAGCCTACTGCGTATCCAGAAGTTGACCCCCAAGTAAATGTCacgaaagaaaaaatgagaaatgCTGCAGAGATCAAAGAAAGGGCTCGTTATATATGTCGCATTATTTCCGAAAGGGGACATCGGTTTCCACCAAGAAATGAAGATGTCCGAAATGAAAAAATGTCCATTTCAACAACCAAGATGCATTCAGATTCCCAGAATTTAACAGTGCCAGGGGATGCTGCTTTTTCAGCTAATTCAGTTATTCACCCCAAAGGGAATGCGGGAGAATGTTCAAAGCCCCAACAGCAGGAGATGCCCCCAAATCCCGTCCTCCACAAAGTTGGCACAAATTTTCAGAGGTCTGAAAGAGTCTGGGTCGACAATGAGATCCTTAGCTCTAAAGATCAGCCTTCAGGTCCTACCCAAATGCCTGAGCATTTACTACCTGAAAGTAAGCCTGCCCTGGATGGCCTTAAAAATAAAGTTAATGacctagaaaaaaggaaaaataggtcTTCAGTTAAAAACAAACTGGCAGCCATGTGCAGAACAAGTCGGAAGTTTTCTAATAAGAAAAACTCAAGTCCCAAGCCACACGTAAGTTGCATATTTCCACAAAACGATGCACTTCCTTTAGAGAAGAGCAGCCACCATCCCCTGTTGATTTCGCCCGATGACTCTCAGCAAACAGAGAATGAGAATCAAAATCAGGTTTCTCTACCCGATGAATTTGATATTCCAAGGCTGAGTAAAGTGGAAGCTAAGAAATTGCAAGCTAACGAAGATAGGAGGCCTTTGACAAACTTGTGCAACCAGAAAAGAGAACATTCTGGGCCaagcaataaaaatacaaagaCCATCCAAAATTCTAGCATCGCATTTTCAAAATCAATTATGCCTGTGCTAAACAACAATTTACAGACAGGTAGCAAAGTTTTAGAAAATAACAACCATCCCATTTTCTCAGGAATGGATGCTTACCCCCCTAAAAGAGGTCATTGTAAAGTTGGTGAGCTTTCATCTTTTCCACTTTTATCTGATAAACatgcatacattaaaaataattcaaaggcAAATGTGTCTCCACTGCAAAAATTAACTTCTCATACAGAATGTGATGATTATCAAGATAATGAGCACTCAGacatctttaaaaatataaatcaatCCTGTGCCAAGCCAGTTCTAAATCTCGACAAAATGCAGCGTGAACGACATTTTTCTGAAAGTTCCTATACCCCAAACCTCCATGATTATTTGCCCCCCAGAAACAACCTGACACAGCCCGGATATAATCGGAAGTTTAAGTCCTACTCTGAACTGTTGTCCTGTGATGAAAACGAAAACTGGGACACCTACAACGAGAATAATAGGACCTTTGGCTCACGACGTATCATGTACCCCTCAATTGAATTTGGTatttttgggaaagaacaacaacAGACTTTCTTAGATAACATAAAGAGGTCACTCACGGAAGGACGGTTGTGGAATCCGTGTCTTTTAAAGAACTCCGGGTCTATTAAAAGGGAAGGTGGTGGGTACTCCTTGTGTGGGTTGGAGCTGTTGAAATCGAGTGCTACAGAGGAACAGTTCCCAAATGAACCTTTTGATTTCCACAAGGAAGCCTCTGCGTATTCTTCAGATTCAGATTCTGACTCTGACACCGACACCACCACAGATGATGAGTATTATCTGCATGAGTATGAGAAAGAATCAGAACTATGA